In Rutidosis leptorrhynchoides isolate AG116_Rl617_1_P2 chromosome 2, CSIRO_AGI_Rlap_v1, whole genome shotgun sequence, one genomic interval encodes:
- the LOC139889877 gene encoding transcription factor TGA2.1-like, whose translation MDFEGLEKKNNQREANLRCKLRKKAYVEDLEKQVEQLSRQIQIQQDQFTKMGGFRPSDVIQLILNHVELFNEQLKRMLELKESLMKEESDNTKEMESLQKHISISLSGTDFVDKGDECAMTNFSTEMSTLTEKFTILIDLLEKADKVRQKSLTDMQRILKENQQVSSVFTMNDYFKRFFLH comes from the exons ATGGATTTTGAAG gtcttgaaaaaaaaaataatcaaaGAGAGGCTAATCTGAGATGCAAGTTGAGAAAAAAG GCCTATGTAGAGGATTTGGAAAAACAGGTTGAACAACTCTCAAGGCAAATTCAAATACAGCAAGATCAATTTACAAAG ATGGGTGGTTTCCGTCCTTCTGATGTTATTCAG ttaatattaaatcaTGTGGAGCTATTCAATGAACAACTGAAGAGAATGCTAGAATTGAAAGAAAGTTTGATGAAGGAAGAAAGTGATAATACTAAAGAGATGGAAAGTTTGCAAAAACATATATCAATTTCTTTATCAGGAACTGATTTTGTTGATAAGGGTGATGAATGTGCTATGACAAATTTTTCAACAGAAATGTCaactttaacagaaaaattcacaaTTTTAATTGatttactggaaaag GCTGATAAAGTACGTCAGAAGAGTTTAACTGATATGCAAAGGATATTGAAAGAAAATCAACAAGTCTCATCGGTGTTCACCATGAATGACTATTTCAAACGTTTTTTTTTACATTGA
- the LOC139889878 gene encoding uncharacterized protein: MEAVSEITPLKLITEQTGDVMIRVKVHITWRKTYWKNPNSASSFEMIFVDSEGTKIRATLDKSVMTYFGSTFKEGNYYEIGSFRVGKDNDDVPLLDHQFKIHLLRGSRVRKTQAFDIQKDVFRVVNYADINQSLLKEDEIFDVVGKLVELKELRVTRSKGIETKCIEFQLQDLSGENIKCALWGQHASHLHEFVSALDDTFKNNVFMLIHNFRLKVWDDAPQVSNMLWGCRVYLNEAVAPVEQMVDTQMDPGVNQLTPAAINVGMKITTNVDRFTAPTPYLIEVALAISKPTTFVMLGRVLEIVKTEGWFGYKCNKCNGKVINRFDVDSESTMLEIRLTLRVGDKSGNCYCLLFDGQLASMLNKSVNWLNKRAKSCADPSDYPPEVQQLENKKFAFMFNINSKNLEYINSGFTVNDVTNEDDVPKIEPASSSEVSVSTWTPGSSGKKRKSESPLEDEANETPTSGATKAIEDLKIPRLADE; this comes from the exons ATGGAAGCTGTCAGTGAAATCACCCCGTTGAAACTCATCACTGAACAAACCGGTGATGTCATGATCAGAGTTAAAGTGCACATTACCTGGCGAAAAACATATTGGAAAAACCCCAATAGCGCATCATCTTTTGAGATGATATTTGTTGATTCTGAG GGTACTAAAATACGGGCGACATTGGACAAATCTGTGATGACATATTTTGGTAGCACATTCAAAGAAGGAAACTATTATGAAATTGGTAGTTTTCGTGTTGGCAAAGACAACGATGATGTTCCTCTTCTTGATCATCAGTTTAAGATCCACTTACTACGTGGATCTAGAGTACGAAAAACTCAAGCTTTTGATATCCAGAAGGATGTCTTTCGAGTTGTCAACTATGCTGACATTAATCAATCTCTGTTGAAGGAAGATGAAATTTTTG ATGTGGTCGGAAAGTTAGTTGAACTAAAAGAGCTACGTGTCACACGCAGTAAGGGTATTGAAACAAAGTGTATTGAATTTCAACTCCAAGACTTAAG TGGTGAGAACATTAAATGTGCACTTTGGGGACAACATGCATCTCACCTTCATGAGTTTGTTTCTGCTTTGGATGATACATTCAAGAACAATGTTTTCATGCTTATCCACAACTTCCGACTTAAGGTTTGGGATG ATGCTCCCCAAGTTAGCAATATGTTGTGGGGATGTCGTGTTTACTTAAACGAGGCAGTTGCACCCGTTGAACA GATGGTTGATACTCAGATGGATCCGGGGGTGAATCAGTTAACACCTGCTGCCATTAATGTTGGCATGAAAATCACTACTAATGTCGACAGATTCACTGCCCCCACCCCATACCTGATCGAAGTTGCTCTTGCAATTTCAAAG CCAACAACATTCGTGATGCTTGGTAGAGTGTTAGAAATTGTCAAAACTGAAGGTTGGTTTGGCTACAAGTGCAACAAATGCAACGGTAAAGTCATCAATAGGTTTGATGTTGATTCTGAATCCACTATGTTAGA GATTCGTTTAACATTACGAGTTGGTGACAAGAGTGGAAATTGTTATTGCTTGCTTTTTGATGGCCAACTTGCTAGCATGTTAAATAAAAGTGTTAACTGGTTGAATAAGCGTGCAAAAAGT TGTGCAGACCCTTCAGATTATCCGCCTGAGGTACAACAGCTGGAAAATAAAAAGTTTGCTTTCATGTTTAACATCAATAGTAAAAATCTTGAGTACATCAACTCTGGTTTCACTGTCAACGATGTTACAAatgaggatgat GTACCTAAGATTGAGCCTGCCTCTTCTTCTGAAGTTAGTGTTAGTACATGGACTCCAGGCAGCTCTGGTAAGAAGCGTAAAAGTGAATCTCCTCTCGAAGATGAAGCAAATGAGACACCTACTTCTGGTGCTACAAAAGCAATTGAGGATTTGAAGATACCTCGACTTGCAGATGAGTGA
- the LOC139889879 gene encoding uncharacterized protein yields the protein MALEDLLISESESETDSDSAESDSDEDLIQEGYNTLNLLDSLDAMDEEDEARNSCTIIRRRRLQRDRIDTGNRLFRDYFSDNPTFSGDYFRNRFRMSKSLFMRIGHAILTYNSQPRPDYFKFFDQRYDATSQLGFNIFQKCTSAIRQLTYGIAPDAFDEYLHMGASTSRDCLKNYCKCIIHMFSREYLRKPTEGDVRRFHAKHLEMHGFPCMLGSLDCMHWP from the coding sequence ATGGCTTTGGAAGATTTATTAATTTCTGAGAGCGAAAGCGAGACGGATAGTGATAGCGCAGAGTCCGATTCCGATGAAGATTTAATTCAAGAAGGTTACAACACGCTTAACTTACTCGATTCGCTTGATGCAATGGACGAAGAAGATGAGGCTAGAAATTCTTGTACAATTATTAGAAGACGCCGGTTACAAAGAGATCGTATTGATACGGGTAATCGTTTGTTTCGCGACTATTTCTCGGATAATCCAACATTTTCTGGTGATTATTTTCGAAATCGATTTCGAATGAGTAAGTCATTGTTTATGCGTATTGGTCATGCTATTCTAACGTATAATTCTCAACCGAGACCCgattattttaaattttttgatCAACGATACGATGCAACCAGTCAACTCGGTTTCAATATTTTTCAAAAGTGTACATCGGCCATACGTCAATTGACGTATGGCATTGCGCCTGATGCATTCGATGAGTATTTACACATGGGCGCATCAACGTCTCGAGATTGTTTAAAAAATTATTGCAAATGTATTATTCATATGTTTTCGCGAGAGTATTTAAGGAAACCAACTGAAGGAGATGTTCGTCGATTTCATGCCAAACATTTGGAGATGCACGGGTTTCCGTGTATGTTAGGTAGTCTCGATTGCATGCACTGGCCTTGA